The following coding sequences are from one Cryptococcus deuterogattii R265 chromosome 1, complete sequence window:
- a CDS encoding splicing factor 3B subunit 5, with product MSSELRYTANTQLEQLHARYTGTGHADTTKYEWLTHQHRDTLASIVGHPPLLAYLSVADGECQARERFEVTEKMLQPCGKPPGKTEE from the exons ATG TCATCAGAGTTACGGTATACCGCCAACACACAGCTGGAACAGC TACACGCAAGGTACACCGGTACCGGACATGCTGATACTACAAAATA TGAATGGCTTACACACCAACACCGTGACACCCTTGCATCCATCGTCGGccatccacctcttttGGCTTATCTGTCGGTCGCCGACGGCGAATGTCAGGCAAGGGAAAGATTTGAAGTAACGGAG AAAATGTTACAACCCTGCGGGAAACCGCCAGGAAAGACGGAGGAGTAG